One genomic window of Actinoalloteichus hoggarensis includes the following:
- a CDS encoding GntR family transcriptional regulator has product MDLDPDDPRPPYMQVANALRAAILTKVFRPGEKLPSRNELAKRYSVAPMTVQNALRELRDDGSIVSRQGSGVFVRERTERPIGLRPHLERAFEAENVSIDFAGFSGETLHGAMQEPLDKIRIGRLTPKSISVRILVPDSSQPMAIPCRADDLSDSPEFRARMNRIMERHTYAIIDNVTELGRLGLVPEVTAEVRVHRAAPLFKLYLLNGEDAFFGFYPVQEHVLSLGGETTTIYDLAGKDAILFHHSTTDDDTSTGSQYVDQATTWFTSMWTTVGREHVL; this is encoded by the coding sequence ATGGACCTGGACCCGGATGACCCGCGTCCGCCGTACATGCAGGTCGCCAACGCCCTGCGTGCGGCGATCCTGACCAAGGTCTTCCGCCCCGGTGAGAAGCTGCCCTCGCGCAACGAGTTGGCCAAGCGCTACAGCGTCGCCCCCATGACCGTGCAGAACGCCCTGCGCGAGCTACGCGACGACGGGTCGATCGTGTCCCGGCAGGGCAGCGGCGTGTTCGTCCGCGAGCGCACCGAACGCCCCATCGGACTACGTCCCCACTTGGAACGTGCCTTCGAGGCGGAGAACGTCTCCATCGACTTCGCCGGATTCTCCGGCGAGACCCTCCACGGCGCGATGCAGGAGCCGCTGGACAAGATCCGCATCGGGCGACTGACACCGAAGTCGATCAGTGTGCGCATCCTCGTTCCGGATTCCTCCCAGCCGATGGCCATCCCGTGTCGTGCCGACGATCTCTCGGACAGTCCGGAGTTCCGTGCCCGGATGAACCGGATCATGGAGCGGCACACCTACGCGATCATCGACAACGTCACCGAACTCGGCCGCCTGGGTCTGGTCCCCGAGGTCACCGCCGAAGTTCGCGTGCACCGCGCCGCACCCCTGTTCAAGCTCTACCTGCTCAACGGCGAGGACGCCTTCTTCGGTTTCTACCCGGTCCAAGAGCACGTCCTCTCCCTCGGTGGCGAGACGACCACCATCTACGACCTTGCTGGCAAGGACGCGATCCTGTTCCACCACTCCACCACCGACGACGACACCTCCACCGGCTCGCAATACGTCGACCAGGCCACCACCTGGTTCACGAGCATGTGGACCACCGTCGGCAGGGAGCATGTCCTGTGA
- a CDS encoding HAD family hydrolase, translating to MDFDGPVCSVFAGYPAPVIAAELRTLIHDAGQPPPSEFDADDPHTILGYAAELSPVLGRQIEAVLQTREIEAVATATPTPGAAELMATWHATGRPLAIVSNNTTDAITRYLTAHDLSVYIDHVQGRDPRDPTLMKPNPHLVAEAAKAFDVDTGRCVLIGDSATDIQAAHAAEVPVIAYANKPGKRDRLIRTVPALLLTSFLVPD from the coding sequence TTGGACTTCGACGGTCCCGTCTGCTCGGTCTTCGCCGGATACCCAGCACCCGTCATCGCCGCAGAACTTCGCACCCTCATCCACGACGCTGGACAACCCCCGCCATCCGAGTTCGATGCCGACGATCCACACACGATCCTCGGCTACGCCGCAGAACTCTCACCTGTGCTCGGCCGCCAGATCGAGGCAGTCCTCCAGACACGGGAGATCGAAGCCGTAGCAACCGCCACGCCCACGCCAGGCGCCGCCGAACTCATGGCGACATGGCACGCGACCGGCCGCCCGCTCGCCATCGTCAGCAACAACACGACCGATGCGATCACCCGTTACCTGACTGCCCACGATCTCAGCGTGTACATCGACCACGTCCAGGGACGTGACCCACGCGATCCGACGCTGATGAAGCCGAACCCCCATCTGGTGGCCGAGGCCGCGAAGGCGTTCGACGTCGACACCGGACGCTGTGTCCTGATCGGTGACTCCGCCACCGACATCCAGGCAGCGCACGCCGCCGAGGTCCCGGTCATCGCCTATGCCAACAAGCCCGGTAAGCGTGACCGGTTGATACGCACGGTTCCAGCGCTGCTGCTGACGTCATTCCTGGTCCCTGACTGA
- a CDS encoding MmpS family transport accessory protein — MTETPNTAAKKKRWPWIVGGIVAVIAVAAIATGGDDEDGATPNAADGTTEEAAAPADEGTDVHEVVYEVTGDGTSSMITYTTDGQSATEQLGDVELPWEHTLELPVDEPLLVVQVNAQQAGSGEISCRITVDGEEISQATSNGDYVMAVCSESIGTFG, encoded by the coding sequence ATGACCGAGACACCGAATACCGCGGCTAAGAAGAAGCGCTGGCCGTGGATCGTCGGCGGCATCGTCGCAGTGATCGCCGTAGCCGCCATCGCCACGGGCGGTGACGACGAGGACGGCGCCACACCGAACGCGGCCGACGGCACCACGGAGGAAGCGGCGGCTCCCGCGGACGAGGGCACCGACGTGCACGAGGTGGTGTACGAGGTGACCGGAGACGGCACCAGCAGCATGATCACTTACACGACCGACGGCCAGAGCGCCACGGAGCAGCTCGGCGACGTCGAGCTGCCGTGGGAGCACACCCTCGAGCTGCCCGTCGACGAACCGCTGCTCGTCGTGCAGGTGAATGCTCAGCAGGCAGGGAGCGGGGAGATCTCCTGCCGCATCACGGTCGACGGCGAGGAGATCTCGCAGGCGACGAGCAACGGGGACTACGTCATGGCGGTCTGCTCCGAGTCGATCGGCACTTTCGGCTGA
- a CDS encoding GNAT family N-acetyltransferase translates to MTTTTARAREAIMGNGRNPGTTRSGTSRTRVRTRTVNLRDLPVRHDERTLLRAWQIGDLPTIIEAAGDPYIPLITSIPPDCSSAEGAAWLHRQWNQAAEGRGLPLAIVDRTVGEAVGMVTLNSIDWTHRRAAVGYWLLPRHRGCGLATSAVRLVVDLARDLDLLRVEALVEVDNQESQAVCRATGFTEEGTLRSYLRIGERHRDMVMFAKVLTGV, encoded by the coding sequence ATGACCACCACGACGGCACGCGCACGAGAGGCGATCATGGGCAACGGGCGGAACCCGGGCACGACTCGGTCGGGAACGAGCCGAACACGAGTACGGACCAGAACCGTCAACCTCCGCGACCTGCCGGTCAGACACGACGAACGGACTCTGTTGCGCGCCTGGCAGATCGGGGACCTGCCGACGATCATCGAGGCTGCCGGAGACCCCTACATTCCGTTGATCACCTCCATCCCGCCGGACTGTTCCTCCGCCGAGGGCGCGGCCTGGCTGCACCGACAGTGGAACCAGGCGGCCGAGGGACGCGGACTGCCGCTCGCGATCGTCGACCGGACCGTCGGCGAGGCGGTCGGCATGGTGACGCTCAACAGCATCGACTGGACGCACCGACGAGCCGCCGTGGGCTACTGGCTACTACCACGCCACCGAGGATGCGGCCTGGCCACCTCGGCGGTACGGCTGGTGGTCGACCTGGCTCGCGATCTCGATCTGCTTCGCGTCGAGGCACTGGTGGAGGTCGACAACCAGGAGTCGCAGGCCGTGTGCCGCGCCACCGGCTTCACCGAGGAGGGCACCCTGCGCTCCTACCTCCGCATCGGCGAACGCCACCGGGACATGGTCATGTTCGCCAAGGTGCTGACGGGAGTCTGA